In Cuculus canorus isolate bCucCan1 chromosome 9, bCucCan1.pri, whole genome shotgun sequence, the following are encoded in one genomic region:
- the LXN gene encoding latexin isoform X2, whose protein sequence is MAASPPPVGGPAGRAAALAAACARYRRGGPGRALGLRGVRGARSPDIGDVGLKYHLELVLEDILDNDSTVNCTAEVLYHPGNKNLPPDVQLTIDGELKNTDEADNIFYNRIKSLEKELVAENIPDSHGNMSPEMEPIHLLAWAASGYVIWQNSTENTNFQLAQIKHVKQVKRDDEYLEFDYMILLHEMVSQEIIPWQMTVLWHPQHGVQVTQDSRQPKHAPE, encoded by the exons ATGGCCGCGTCACCGCCTCCCGTGGGGGGCCCCGCGGGCCGAGCTGCCGCGCTGGCCGCCGCCTGTGCCCGGTACCGGCGGGGGGGGCCGGGGCGCGCGCTGGGGCTGCGCGGGGTGCGGGGCGCCCGGAGCCCG GACATCGGTGATGTTGGGCTTAAGTACCATCTGGAACTGGTGTTAGAAGACATCCTTGACAAT GACAGTACTGTTAACTGCACTGCTGAGGTTCTTTATCATCCAGGCAACAAAAACCTTCCTCCAGATGTGCAACTCACAATTGATGGAGAACTTAAGAACACAGACGAAGCAGATAACATATTCTACAATCGAATCAAAAGCCTGGAAAAAGAGCTGGTGGCAGAAAACATACCAG ACAGCCATGGCAACATGTCCCCAGAAATGGAGCCCATCCACCTGCTCGCATGGGCCGCCTCTGGCTACGTGATATGGCAGAACTCAACTGAAAACACTAATTTCCAACTTGCCCAAATTAAACATGTGAAGCAAGTG aaaagaGATGATGAATATCTTGAATTTGACTACATGATTCTACTTCATGAAATGGTGTCCCAG GAGATCATTCCCTGGCAGATGACGGTTCTCTGGCACCCACAGCACGGTGTTCAAGTAACACAAGACAGCCGCCAGCCAAAACATGCACCGGAATAA
- the LXN gene encoding latexin isoform X1, with product MAQDRKGRTGQVQGGPGRGGPVPLRPALFPASPAARPRHGRVTASRGGPRGPSCRAGRRLCPDIGDVGLKYHLELVLEDILDNDSTVNCTAEVLYHPGNKNLPPDVQLTIDGELKNTDEADNIFYNRIKSLEKELVAENIPDSHGNMSPEMEPIHLLAWAASGYVIWQNSTENTNFQLAQIKHVKQVKRDDEYLEFDYMILLHEMVSQEIIPWQMTVLWHPQHGVQVTQDSRQPKHAPE from the exons ATGGCACAGGATAGGAAGGGACGGACAGGGCAGGTACAGGGCGGGCCCGGACGGGGCGGGCCGGTTCCTCTCCGCCCCGCCCTGTTCCCGGCGTCCCCAGCAGCCCGTCCCCGCCATGGCCGCGTCACCGCCTCCCGTGGGGGGCCCCGCGGGCCGAGCTGCCGCGCTGGCCGCCGCCTGTGCCCG GACATCGGTGATGTTGGGCTTAAGTACCATCTGGAACTGGTGTTAGAAGACATCCTTGACAAT GACAGTACTGTTAACTGCACTGCTGAGGTTCTTTATCATCCAGGCAACAAAAACCTTCCTCCAGATGTGCAACTCACAATTGATGGAGAACTTAAGAACACAGACGAAGCAGATAACATATTCTACAATCGAATCAAAAGCCTGGAAAAAGAGCTGGTGGCAGAAAACATACCAG ACAGCCATGGCAACATGTCCCCAGAAATGGAGCCCATCCACCTGCTCGCATGGGCCGCCTCTGGCTACGTGATATGGCAGAACTCAACTGAAAACACTAATTTCCAACTTGCCCAAATTAAACATGTGAAGCAAGTG aaaagaGATGATGAATATCTTGAATTTGACTACATGATTCTACTTCATGAAATGGTGTCCCAG GAGATCATTCCCTGGCAGATGACGGTTCTCTGGCACCCACAGCACGGTGTTCAAGTAACACAAGACAGCCGCCAGCCAAAACATGCACCGGAATAA